The following coding sequences are from one Halobaculum marinum window:
- a CDS encoding Cdc6/Cdc18 family protein: protein MSTSVPRVLELDRVPERMPHRDAALGQLANALDPLRSDRPAYPICISGPTGAGKTAVSRFAVRELRRETAVNTAHVDCLRTRSRAAILEEALVDADLKTRSSPKADAASSYLAQLEDADSPIVLTLDEAEHIEDEHLPHVLFEADGVTPIFVVHEYERFAARLDAATSSRLRTGPHIELKRYSQSELVDILQSRVDAGDLSGITDGTLELIADTAAGNAREAISILREAYVEGKARDERVTPALIADVREPAMESIRRYNVERLDTPHRLLKHMIDDAGEIRAGELADLFEVEYPDAHGRDRRRYLNVLVRYGCIRKQGSGRGTRYLSIEAAR from the coding sequence GTGAGTACATCCGTCCCGCGGGTCCTGGAACTCGACCGCGTCCCCGAGCGGATGCCCCACCGCGACGCCGCGCTTGGGCAGCTCGCGAACGCCCTCGACCCGCTGCGCTCGGACCGCCCAGCGTACCCGATCTGTATCTCGGGGCCGACGGGCGCGGGCAAGACGGCCGTGTCGCGGTTCGCCGTCCGCGAGCTGCGCCGGGAGACGGCGGTGAACACCGCACACGTCGATTGCCTCCGGACACGCTCACGCGCTGCGATCCTCGAAGAGGCGTTGGTCGACGCCGACCTCAAGACGCGCTCGTCGCCGAAGGCGGACGCCGCGTCGTCGTACCTCGCGCAACTGGAGGACGCCGACTCGCCCATCGTCCTCACGCTCGACGAGGCGGAACACATCGAGGACGAACACCTCCCGCACGTCCTCTTCGAGGCGGACGGCGTGACGCCGATCTTCGTCGTCCACGAGTACGAGCGGTTCGCGGCACGCCTCGACGCCGCGACATCCTCGCGCCTCCGCACGGGCCCCCACATCGAACTCAAGCGGTACAGTCAGTCGGAACTCGTCGACATCCTCCAGTCGCGCGTCGACGCGGGCGACCTCTCGGGGATCACGGACGGGACGCTGGAGCTGATCGCGGACACCGCCGCCGGGAACGCTCGCGAGGCGATCTCGATCCTCCGAGAAGCCTACGTCGAGGGAAAAGCCCGCGACGAACGAGTCACCCCGGCGCTGATCGCCGACGTCCGCGAACCGGCGATGGAATCGATCCGTCGGTACAACGTCGAGCGGCTGGACACGCCGCATCGACTGTTGAAGCACATGATCGACGACGCGGGCGAGATTCGGGCCGGGGAGTTGGCCGACCTGTTCGAAGTGGAGTATCCGGACGCGCACGGTCGCGACCGTCGCCGGTATCTGAACGTCCTCGTTCGGTACGGGTGTATCCGGAAGCAGGGGAGTGGACGGGGGACGCGGTATCTATCGATTGAGGCTGCCCGATAG
- a CDS encoding acetate--CoA ligase family protein, which translates to MGSEGVAGLFDPERVAVVGATDREGSVGRAVTENLLDGFDGTTVPVNPNREEVLGEPCVSGVAEANADLAVIAVPPSLVVDVTRECGEAGLRHVVVLTAGFGETGAEGADRERELRAVADEYDMALVGPNSLGVMSSPSGMNATFGPDAPPAGGVSFMSQSGAFVTAVVDWAKDAGLGFKDVVSLGNKAVLDETDFVRAWGDDPDTDVVVGYLESIDDGRAFVDAARDTTDDTPVAVVKSGRTDAGAQAASSHTGAIAGSDKAYEAGLDAAGVLRAESVQELFDSARALAGGDLPESDGVAVVTNAGGPGVMATDAVGDAERLRLASFDDDTVDELSEAMPDEANVYNPVDVIGDATVERFREALDIAAEDPDVGSVAVITAPTATLDFGELGEMIADAADEHGVPMAACLMGGERLADARDVLRDRGVPSYFDPARAVGGLEALVEYREVRGRSYPEPEPIDADRERVREILSSVTERSDNRLGVEAMEIFDAYGIPTPEGRVVDDAAEAQSVAEGIGEEVVMKIVSPDILHKSDIGGVKVGVPVEEVDDAYEDLIARARNYQPDATILGVQVQEMIDLDAGVETIVGSHRDPQFGPLVMFGLGGVFVEIMEDTTFRLAPVGADEAREMTEEIEAAPLLRGARGRDPVDIDEVVDAVRRVSQLVADFPSIVELDVNPLVATPDGVRAVDLRLTVDPEELES; encoded by the coding sequence ATGGGTAGTGAGGGTGTCGCAGGGCTGTTCGACCCCGAGCGCGTCGCCGTCGTCGGTGCGACGGACCGCGAGGGATCGGTCGGTCGGGCAGTCACTGAGAACCTCCTCGACGGGTTCGACGGGACGACCGTCCCGGTGAACCCGAACCGCGAGGAGGTGCTGGGCGAACCGTGCGTCTCGGGCGTCGCCGAGGCGAACGCCGACCTGGCGGTGATCGCGGTCCCGCCGTCGCTGGTGGTCGACGTGACCCGCGAGTGCGGCGAGGCTGGCCTGCGCCACGTCGTCGTGCTCACCGCCGGGTTCGGCGAGACGGGCGCCGAGGGTGCCGACCGCGAGCGCGAGTTGCGCGCGGTCGCTGACGAGTACGATATGGCACTGGTCGGGCCCAACAGCCTCGGCGTGATGTCGAGTCCGTCGGGGATGAACGCCACGTTCGGCCCGGACGCGCCGCCCGCAGGCGGCGTCTCGTTCATGAGCCAGTCGGGCGCGTTCGTCACCGCCGTCGTCGACTGGGCGAAAGACGCCGGCCTCGGGTTCAAGGACGTGGTGTCGCTGGGCAACAAGGCCGTCCTCGACGAGACGGACTTCGTGCGCGCGTGGGGTGACGACCCCGACACCGACGTGGTCGTCGGCTACTTGGAGAGCATCGACGACGGCCGCGCGTTCGTCGACGCCGCCCGCGACACGACCGACGACACGCCCGTCGCGGTCGTGAAGTCCGGGCGGACGGACGCCGGCGCGCAGGCGGCCTCCAGCCACACCGGCGCCATCGCTGGCTCCGACAAGGCGTACGAGGCCGGGTTGGACGCCGCGGGCGTGCTCCGCGCGGAGTCGGTGCAGGAGCTGTTCGACTCCGCCCGCGCGCTCGCCGGCGGCGACCTCCCCGAGTCCGACGGCGTCGCCGTCGTGACGAACGCCGGCGGCCCGGGCGTGATGGCGACCGACGCCGTCGGCGACGCCGAGCGCCTCCGCCTCGCGAGTTTCGACGACGACACCGTCGACGAGTTGAGCGAGGCGATGCCCGACGAGGCGAACGTGTACAACCCGGTCGACGTGATCGGCGACGCGACCGTCGAGCGGTTCCGCGAGGCGCTCGACATCGCCGCCGAGGACCCCGACGTGGGGTCCGTGGCCGTGATTACGGCGCCGACCGCGACGCTCGACTTCGGCGAACTCGGCGAGATGATCGCCGACGCCGCCGACGAGCACGGCGTCCCGATGGCCGCCTGCCTGATGGGCGGCGAGCGACTCGCCGATGCCCGCGACGTGCTCCGCGACCGCGGCGTCCCGTCGTACTTCGACCCTGCCCGCGCAGTCGGTGGGCTGGAGGCGCTCGTCGAGTACCGCGAGGTCCGCGGGCGCTCGTACCCCGAGCCGGAGCCGATCGACGCCGACCGCGAGCGGGTCCGCGAGATCCTCTCGTCGGTGACGGAGCGCTCGGACAACCGCTTGGGCGTCGAGGCGATGGAGATCTTCGACGCCTACGGCATTCCGACGCCGGAGGGCCGCGTCGTCGACGATGCCGCGGAGGCGCAGTCGGTCGCCGAGGGGATCGGCGAGGAGGTGGTGATGAAGATCGTCAGCCCCGACATCCTCCACAAGTCCGACATCGGCGGCGTCAAGGTCGGTGTCCCGGTCGAGGAGGTCGACGACGCCTACGAGGACCTGATCGCCCGCGCCCGCAACTACCAGCCTGACGCGACGATCCTCGGCGTGCAGGTGCAGGAGATGATCGACCTCGACGCCGGCGTCGAGACCATCGTCGGGAGCCACCGCGACCCGCAGTTCGGCCCGCTCGTCATGTTCGGGCTGGGCGGCGTATTCGTCGAGATCATGGAGGACACCACCTTCAGACTCGCCCCGGTCGGCGCCGATGAGGCCCGTGAGATGACCGAAGAGATCGAGGCGGCGCCGCTGTTGCGCGGCGCCCGCGGCCGTGACCCGGTCGACATCGACGAGGTCGTCGACGCGGTGCGGCGCGTCTCGCAGTTGGTCGCGGACTTCCCGAGCATCGTGGAACTGGACGTCAACCCACTGGTCGCGACGCCCGACGGGGTCCGGGCCGTCGACCTGCGACTCACCGTCGACCCCGAGGAGTTGGAGTCATGA
- a CDS encoding winged-helix domain-containing protein, translating to MSLNDSVVLEFLSEHDLELPPKSVYVNLNRHGHDIGYSTVRLRLNTLEEHGLLRKTDSGYYEVSQKGQLWLDDELDASELEDD from the coding sequence ATGTCGTTGAACGACTCTGTCGTGCTTGAATTCCTATCTGAGCATGATCTTGAGCTTCCGCCGAAGTCTGTGTACGTGAACCTGAACCGCCATGGACACGACATCGGCTATTCGACAGTCCGACTCCGGCTGAACACGCTCGAAGAGCATGGACTGTTGAGGAAGACCGACTCCGGATATTACGAGGTGAGTCAGAAGGGGCAACTTTGGCTGGACGACGAACTCGACGCTTCTGAGTTGGAAGACGACTAG
- a CDS encoding universal stress protein, which produces MYDDLLVPTDGSDRTDAAVDHAVALAQAFDATVHVLSVVDTRNRFESPSAGVAAQAWVDAEQERADEAVARVADAIPDDVAVETVTREGTPTAEITGYVEETPIDAIVMATHGRSGLDRYLMGSVTEKIVRSSSVPVLTVSGATDDE; this is translated from the coding sequence ATGTACGACGACCTGCTGGTTCCGACCGACGGGAGCGACCGAACCGACGCCGCCGTCGACCACGCAGTCGCGCTGGCGCAGGCGTTCGACGCGACCGTGCACGTCCTCTCAGTCGTCGACACGCGCAACCGCTTCGAGAGCCCCTCGGCGGGCGTCGCCGCCCAAGCGTGGGTCGACGCCGAGCAGGAGCGCGCAGACGAGGCCGTCGCTCGCGTCGCCGACGCCATCCCAGACGACGTCGCCGTCGAGACGGTGACCCGTGAGGGGACGCCCACGGCGGAGATCACTGGCTACGTCGAGGAGACGCCCATCGACGCCATCGTCATGGCCACCCACGGCCGCAGCGGACTCGACCGCTACCTGATGGGCAGTGTCACCGAGAAGATCGTCCGCTCGTCGTCGGTCCCCGTGCTCACAGTGTCGGGCGCGACCGACGACGAGTGA
- a CDS encoding phosphotransacetylase family protein has product MNPLLVTSTAESTGKTAVTLALARIAADRGREVGYMKPKGTRLQSVVGKTLDEDPMLARELLGTDAEMHQMEPVVYSPTFIEGAIRGRENPDELRERIREAYADVSEGTDAMFVEGGGNVRTGGVVDLTDPEVAEELDAQVVLVAEYDEPGDLDEVLAAVDDIGDRLAGVLFNRVGDAVYEDVEADVAPFLSTKGVDTVGTLPVARELSGVTVSRLADELGAKVLVEGDDDRLVQRFSVGAMGAEEALRHFRRARDAAVITGGDRSDIATAAIEANSVRCLVLTGGHRPSGSVLGKAKEAGLPVLSVPGDTLTTVERAEDVIRSGRTRDAQTIEVMRDLLEDHADVDALIGSDG; this is encoded by the coding sequence ATGAACCCGTTACTCGTCACATCCACCGCAGAGAGCACCGGCAAGACGGCCGTCACGCTCGCGCTCGCGCGCATCGCCGCCGACCGCGGGCGCGAGGTCGGCTACATGAAACCGAAGGGCACGCGCCTCCAGAGCGTCGTCGGCAAGACGCTCGACGAGGACCCGATGCTGGCGCGCGAACTGCTCGGCACCGACGCCGAGATGCACCAGATGGAGCCGGTCGTCTACTCGCCCACCTTCATCGAGGGGGCGATCCGCGGGCGCGAGAACCCGGATGAATTGCGCGAACGCATCCGCGAGGCGTACGCAGACGTGAGCGAGGGGACCGACGCGATGTTCGTCGAGGGTGGCGGCAACGTCCGCACCGGCGGCGTCGTCGACCTCACCGACCCGGAGGTGGCCGAGGAACTCGACGCCCAGGTCGTGCTCGTCGCAGAGTACGACGAACCGGGCGACCTCGACGAGGTGCTCGCGGCGGTCGACGACATCGGCGACCGCCTCGCGGGCGTGCTGTTCAACCGCGTCGGCGACGCCGTCTACGAGGACGTGGAGGCCGACGTCGCCCCGTTCCTCTCGACGAAGGGCGTCGACACGGTCGGCACGCTCCCGGTCGCCCGGGAACTGTCGGGCGTCACGGTGTCCAGACTGGCGGACGAACTCGGCGCGAAGGTGCTCGTCGAGGGCGACGACGACCGACTCGTCCAGCGGTTCAGTGTCGGTGCGATGGGCGCCGAGGAGGCGCTGCGCCACTTCCGGCGCGCCCGCGACGCCGCCGTGATCACCGGCGGCGACCGCTCCGACATCGCGACCGCCGCTATCGAGGCCAACAGCGTCCGCTGTCTGGTGCTCACGGGCGGGCACCGTCCGTCCGGGTCGGTGCTCGGGAAGGCGAAGGAGGCCGGCCTGCCCGTCCTGTCGGTGCCCGGCGACACGCTCACCACCGTCGAACGCGCGGAGGACGTGATCCGCAGCGGGCGGACGCGCGACGCACAGACGATCGAGGTGATGCGTGACCTGCTGGAGGACCACGCCGACGTGGATGCGCTGATCGGGAGCGACGGCTGA
- a CDS encoding sulfite exporter TauE/SafE family protein, which produces MTSSTTDELVETFLRYQHLFVLTAPVLFVLGVYFAAPTPADAGASYWLEFWWLLPVFMLGATIVNTVGISGSALFVPFLIFLFPLAAKPLSPSEIVLVGLVSESFGLSSSALAFVRYGLVDRKLALTLVGGGLPFVVGGAVASFVIPETVFYGLLAVALLAASYLLFSADLGHGDHDDAGSDSGADAAADGGDRDLPDDDAKPGPAGVETDADGVVTRVDNDGNEYTYERDGYLERFGNYSIGGAFQGLAGFGIGELGIISMLRTGIPVRIAIGTNHIVVAVTAVIASLVHVFGGAFIDFGHALSLQNIPWNMVVFTVPATVVGGQIAPYVSTAVDTSTIKSGVGVLFAIIAVALFGMALGIA; this is translated from the coding sequence ATGACATCGTCCACGACAGACGAGCTCGTAGAGACGTTCCTCAGGTACCAGCACCTGTTCGTACTGACCGCCCCGGTACTGTTCGTGCTCGGGGTGTACTTCGCAGCGCCGACACCGGCCGACGCCGGAGCGAGCTACTGGCTCGAGTTCTGGTGGCTCCTCCCGGTGTTCATGCTCGGCGCCACCATCGTGAACACGGTGGGGATCAGCGGCTCGGCGCTGTTCGTGCCGTTCCTCATCTTCCTGTTCCCGCTAGCGGCGAAGCCGTTGAGCCCCTCGGAGATCGTGCTCGTCGGCCTCGTCAGCGAGTCGTTCGGCCTTTCGAGTTCGGCGCTCGCGTTCGTCCGCTACGGGCTCGTCGACCGCAAACTCGCGTTGACGCTCGTCGGGGGCGGCCTCCCGTTCGTCGTCGGCGGCGCGGTCGCGTCGTTCGTCATCCCCGAAACGGTGTTCTACGGCCTGCTCGCGGTCGCGCTGCTGGCGGCGTCGTACCTGCTGTTCTCGGCGGACCTCGGCCACGGCGACCACGACGACGCCGGGTCGGACAGCGGGGCCGACGCCGCCGCCGACGGCGGCGACCGCGACCTCCCGGACGACGACGCCAAGCCCGGTCCCGCGGGCGTCGAGACGGACGCCGACGGGGTCGTCACGCGGGTCGACAACGACGGCAACGAGTACACCTACGAGCGTGACGGCTACCTCGAACGGTTCGGGAACTACAGCATCGGCGGCGCCTTCCAGGGGCTCGCCGGCTTCGGAATCGGCGAACTCGGGATCATCTCGATGCTGCGCACCGGCATCCCGGTTCGGATCGCCATCGGGACGAACCACATCGTCGTCGCCGTCACCGCCGTCATCGCGTCGCTCGTCCACGTGTTCGGCGGCGCGTTCATCGACTTCGGCCACGCGCTGTCGCTGCAGAACATCCCGTGGAACATGGTCGTGTTCACCGTCCCCGCGACGGTGGTCGGCGGCCAGATCGCGCCGTACGTGTCGACCGCCGTCGACACCTCGACGATCAAGTCCGGCGTCGGCGTCCTGTTCGCCATCATCGCGGTCGCGCTGTTCGGCATGGCGCTGGGCATCGCGTAA
- a CDS encoding DUF4350 domain-containing protein has translation MQANPLRLVGTFLLVVVVIVGAAAAVPLVTSQQTPAPTQLDNPQFQPGNTLIDEAPQDGSIEMEADAEPKTIVVDAGHGAAPSAKSIDPLVSTLVANGHTVEFFDPQADRRATLNDSLREADAFLTIAPTQRYSDAELSGIAAFTDAGGRLVVLSDPASSGGLSSLLGGLLGLPTASSGPSTTHLSSQYEMAFQAGYLYETDSERNYAAVSAAGANGSLGDGVENAVLRDAAPVVVGGDATVALASADGTTRSTTRRDGSYAVAAQQGNVAVIGDSDFLAPDDAYRGDNEVLIGNLADFLVSGEKSPEDAPTKPTPSGPRGPAGPSTPPAGG, from the coding sequence ATGCAAGCTAATCCCCTCCGACTCGTCGGGACGTTCCTGCTCGTTGTCGTCGTTATCGTCGGCGCCGCGGCAGCGGTCCCACTCGTGACGAGTCAACAGACGCCCGCGCCCACACAACTCGACAACCCGCAATTCCAACCCGGGAACACCCTCATCGACGAAGCCCCGCAAGACGGGAGCATCGAGATGGAGGCAGACGCCGAGCCGAAGACGATCGTCGTCGACGCCGGCCACGGCGCCGCACCGTCGGCCAAGTCGATCGACCCACTCGTCTCGACGCTCGTCGCCAACGGCCACACGGTCGAGTTCTTCGACCCCCAGGCAGACCGGCGGGCGACGCTGAACGACTCGCTGCGTGAGGCAGACGCGTTCTTGACGATCGCGCCGACCCAGCGCTACAGCGACGCCGAACTCTCCGGAATTGCGGCGTTCACCGACGCTGGCGGCCGGCTCGTCGTGCTCTCAGATCCCGCGAGTTCGGGTGGCCTGAGCAGCCTCCTCGGCGGCCTTCTCGGCCTCCCGACGGCATCGAGCGGCCCGTCGACGACGCACCTCTCCTCGCAGTACGAGATGGCGTTCCAAGCGGGGTACCTCTACGAAACCGACTCCGAGCGGAACTACGCGGCTGTCTCGGCGGCTGGAGCGAACGGATCGCTCGGTGACGGCGTCGAGAACGCTGTCCTTCGCGACGCCGCGCCAGTCGTCGTCGGTGGAGACGCGACCGTCGCGCTCGCGAGCGCCGACGGAACGACCCGGTCGACGACCCGCCGCGACGGCAGCTACGCCGTCGCCGCGCAGCAGGGGAACGTCGCGGTCATCGGAGACAGCGACTTCCTCGCGCCCGACGACGCCTACCGCGGTGACAACGAGGTGTTGATCGGTAACCTCGCGGACTTCCTCGTCTCCGGCGAGAAGTCGCCCGAAGATGCACCGACTAAACCGACACCCTCGGGCCCCCGCGGCCCTGCCGGTCCCAGCACGCCCCCCGCCGGCGGCTGA
- a CDS encoding NAD-dependent epimerase/dehydratase family protein, which yields MNVLVIGGTGLISTGITRQLVDAGHDVTCFTRGQTETDLPASVAFVHGDRDDRDALETARDRVEPDCVIDMVCFDPEQAAAAVEVFDGVDRYVFCSTVDVYHRPLPTNPVTEDAPTDPPVSEYGADKAACERVFAAAYGDAFDVTTIRPWSTYGEGGPVLHTFGGGTYYLDRLREGKPIVVHGDGQSLWGPCHRDDVAAAFVAAIDTPAARGETYHVTSEEVITWNQYHHVVADALGAPEPELVHIPTDVLLAAAPERTQGLRDHFQFSTVFDNAKARRDLEFEYTVSFREGVERTIAHLDENDEIEPWDSEDDDAIVEAWRAARESFLTEVGA from the coding sequence GTGAACGTTCTCGTCATCGGCGGTACGGGGCTCATCAGCACGGGGATCACGCGACAGTTGGTCGACGCTGGCCACGACGTGACGTGTTTCACGCGGGGGCAGACCGAGACCGACCTCCCGGCGTCGGTCGCGTTCGTCCACGGCGACCGCGACGACCGCGACGCGCTGGAGACGGCTCGCGACCGCGTCGAGCCCGACTGCGTGATCGACATGGTCTGTTTCGACCCCGAACAGGCCGCCGCTGCCGTCGAGGTGTTCGACGGCGTCGACCGCTACGTCTTCTGCTCGACGGTCGACGTGTACCACCGGCCGCTCCCGACGAACCCGGTCACGGAGGACGCACCGACCGACCCCCCAGTGAGCGAGTACGGCGCCGACAAGGCCGCCTGCGAGCGGGTGTTCGCGGCGGCCTACGGCGACGCGTTCGACGTGACGACGATCCGGCCGTGGAGCACGTACGGAGAAGGCGGCCCCGTGTTGCACACCTTCGGCGGCGGCACCTACTACCTCGACCGGCTCCGAGAGGGCAAGCCCATCGTCGTCCACGGCGACGGGCAGTCGCTGTGGGGACCGTGCCACCGCGACGACGTGGCGGCGGCGTTCGTCGCGGCCATCGACACCCCGGCCGCCCGCGGGGAGACGTACCACGTGACCAGCGAGGAGGTGATCACCTGGAACCAGTACCACCACGTGGTCGCCGACGCACTCGGCGCCCCGGAGCCTGAGCTGGTCCACATCCCCACGGACGTCCTCCTCGCCGCCGCGCCGGAGCGAACACAGGGGCTCCGGGACCACTTCCAGTTCTCCACGGTGTTCGACAACGCGAAGGCGCGACGCGACCTCGAGTTCGAGTACACCGTCTCGTTCCGCGAGGGCGTCGAGCGGACGATCGCCCACCTCGACGAGAACGACGAGATCGAGCCGTGGGACAGCGAGGACGACGACGCGATCGTCGAAGCGTGGCGGGCAGCGCGCGAATCGTTCCTGACCGAGGTGGGCGCGTGA
- a CDS encoding MBL fold metallo-hydrolase → MPRTSSYVFDVRFWDVDHGSAAYLRVGSKDVVLDCGANTQFSPLRWLNDSYYGLNTIDYLIISHPHQDHIADLDVMKELELLSSDTLLQRPKDATELVEENLDEAYEKGMEDYIEDAEFYLNRLDEFDTTPDLFPSNPEWALDNPYTTEARTDGGIPDQGATIHNFSADDIVGNDNYEKLNNLSRLTVFNSYGFTMVSAGDILQGGINQIKEDEEAMAAISDADVLVAPHHGRDSSFDSEFVRHINPDLVIFSDKTAEHTVSGKYGNLANGAAVENEQSGETRERFVVSTNSDGRIRIQANNHSDWTASVYGRDYASEKAASKRYKNSD, encoded by the coding sequence ATGCCCCGTACAAGTTCATACGTTTTTGATGTCCGATTTTGGGATGTCGACCATGGCAGCGCAGCATATCTAAGGGTCGGAAGTAAAGATGTGGTGCTGGACTGTGGAGCCAACACCCAGTTCTCACCGCTCAGATGGCTGAATGACTCGTACTATGGGCTGAATACCATAGACTATCTCATTATCAGCCACCCGCATCAGGATCACATCGCTGATCTTGACGTAATGAAAGAGCTGGAATTGCTCTCTTCCGATACACTTCTTCAGCGCCCGAAAGATGCTACAGAACTTGTTGAAGAAAATCTGGATGAGGCCTATGAAAAGGGAATGGAAGATTACATCGAGGACGCGGAGTTCTACCTAAACAGACTGGACGAATTCGACACAACCCCGGATCTCTTCCCATCAAATCCTGAGTGGGCACTAGATAACCCATATACGACAGAGGCGAGAACTGATGGTGGAATACCCGACCAAGGAGCGACTATTCATAACTTTTCAGCTGATGATATCGTTGGTAACGATAACTATGAGAAACTGAACAACCTCAGCCGACTCACAGTTTTCAACAGCTATGGCTTTACTATGGTTTCTGCCGGAGATATACTCCAAGGCGGGATCAATCAAATAAAAGAGGATGAAGAGGCGATGGCTGCGATTTCTGACGCGGATGTACTAGTCGCTCCTCACCATGGTAGGGACAGCAGCTTCGACAGTGAATTCGTTCGCCATATCAACCCTGATTTAGTCATATTCTCCGACAAGACTGCCGAGCATACGGTTAGTGGAAAATATGGGAACCTGGCAAACGGAGCCGCTGTCGAGAACGAACAATCCGGTGAGACGCGGGAACGATTCGTAGTTTCGACTAATTCTGACGGTCGAATCCGGATTCAGGCAAACAACCACTCCGACTGGACAGCAAGTGTCTATGGGCGAGATTATGCCTCGGAGAAAGCTGCATCCAAGAGATATAAAAACTCAGACTGA